The Plectropomus leopardus isolate mb chromosome 15, YSFRI_Pleo_2.0, whole genome shotgun sequence genome has a segment encoding these proteins:
- the six2a gene encoding homeobox protein SIX2a: MSMLPTFGFTQEQVACVCEVLQQGGNIERLGRFLWSLPACEHLHKNESVLKAKAVVAFHRGNFRELYKILESHQFSPHNHPKLQQLWLKAHYIEAEKLRGRPLGAVGKYRVRRKFPLPRSIWDGEETSYCFKEKSRSVLREWYTHNPYPSPREKRELAEATGLTTTQVSNWFKNRRQRDRAAEAKERENNENSNSNSHNPLTSSMNGNKSLLGSSDDDKTPSGTPDHTSPSPALLLGSNAGLQSLHSLAPPPGPSAIPVPSGVDSVHHHHSLHHDTILNPMSSNLVDLGS; this comes from the exons ATGTCCATGCTTCCGACGTTTGGTTTTACGCAGGAACAAGTTGCGTGTGTTTGCGAAGTGCTCCAACAAGGGGGGAACATCGAGCGGCTAGGGCGCTTCCTTTGGTCCCTCCCGGCGTGCGAACACCTCCACAAAAATGAGAGCGTCCTTAAAGCGAAAGCCGTGGTCGCTTTCCACCGAGGGAACTTCCGAGAGCTCTACAAAATCCTGGAGAGCCACCAGTTCTCGCCGCACAACCACCcgaagctgcagcagctgtggctCAAAGCGCACTACATCGAGGCGGAGAAGCTGAGAGGCCGCCCGCTCGGCGCAGTGGGGAAGTACCGCGTCCGGAGAAAGTTCCCCCTGCCCCGCTCCATCTGGGATGGGGAAGAGACGAGCTACTGCTTCAAGGAGAAGAGCAGGAGCGTCCTGCGGGAGTGGTACACCCACAATCCTTATCCGTCCCCGCGGGAGAAACGAGAGCTGGCCGAGGCCACGGGACTCACCACCACGCAGGTCAGCAACTGGTTCAAAAACCGACGGCAGCGAGACCGAGCAGCGGAGGCAAAGGAGAG AGAAAACAACGAGAACTCCAACAGCAATAGTCACAACCCATTGACTTCTTCCATGAATGGAAATAAATCTCTTTTGGGTAGCTCGGACGACGATAAAACACCTTCTGGGACGCCGGATCACACGTCTCCGAGCCCGGCTCTGCTCCTCGGCTCTAACGCCGGTTTACAGTCCCTGCACAGCCTCGCGCCCCCGCCGGGACCCAGCGCCATCCCGGTACCCAGCGGCGTAGACTCGGTGCACCATCACCACTCATTGCACCACGACACCATACTGAACCCTATGTCTTCTAATCTAGTGGACCTCGGCtcttaa